In Mycteria americana isolate JAX WOST 10 ecotype Jacksonville Zoo and Gardens chromosome 3, USCA_MyAme_1.0, whole genome shotgun sequence, a single genomic region encodes these proteins:
- the SMLR1 gene encoding small leucine-rich protein 1, producing the protein MSMSYLLSVFVKELPGCILFAGIFMPVTLLLLLLIAYFRIKLLEVNEELAMAQDPRNILLNYHGQQQKPRRSGQKKNKCKN; encoded by the exons ATGAGCATGAGTTACCTGCTTTCGGTGTTTGTGAAGGAGCTGCCCGGCTGCATTCTCTTTGCTGGGATCTTTATGCCTGTGACTttactcctgctgctgctaattGCCTACTTCAGGATCAAACTGTTAGAAG TTAATGAGGAACTGGCCATGGCACAAGACCCCAGAAACATCCTCCTGAATTACCATGGCCAGCAGCAGAAACCCAGGAGATCtggacaaaaaaagaacaaatgcaagAACTGA